The Enhydrobacter sp. sequence CTGCCGGTCGAATGCCTGCGCGATATGACGTGGACCTGCACGACGTGCCCCGACAAGCGTCGGTGCCGGGAATGGCTGTCCGGCAGCGAGGGAACGGAATTCCACAGCTTCTGCCCGAATGCCGGGCAACTCGACAATGCCTTGCTGGAGCAGCGCCCGGTCCACGCATAGCGCCGGATACGATCGCACTTGTCGCTTTGGAAGAAAGGACCCGGCGTCGCCTCGGCCAACTAAAGCAGCATGCCGGTGCCGAGCAATGCGCGCGCCTCGCGCCGGCTTGCCTCGACGCGCATTCGTCTGAGGTCATCGGCAGTGGGGTAGCAGGTACTGTCGCTCGGGCCGTCGGCGGTCCGCGGGCTGCGATGCCGCCACGCAGCCAGCACCGCGCTTGCGCGCCGCGTCAACCGGGCCATCCACGAGCCTGCACGGTCTGGCAGGAGCGGTGAGGAGCGGAGCGCCGGGTGCGCCAGCAGGTCGAACAGAGCGACGTTGGGGCAGAAGCGGCGATAGGCGTTCAGCCGAGCGGCGCCGTCGAGCCAGCGGCCGCAGTCGAGCGCACGCGTACAGGTCATGCAGGTCGCTTCGGCCTCGCGCGCGAAGAGACCGACCATTGAGCCATTCCAGTCCTGAACGCCGACCCGCCGGACCGCCTTCTCGAGCAGTTCGAGACGCTCGACCATCGGCGCCAGGACGTGCGTGCCCATCCCACGGATGCTGTCGCGCCGAAGGATGTGCTCGAGGTTGGCGATGCGCGCGCGCAGTCGACCCGCGAGCGCTTGCCCGGCTTCTGGTCGAACGGCACGGCCGTTGATCGTTTCGATGGAGGCCATAAGTCTGTTCCCTGACAACATCCAACCCGTCCTGCCGGACGCAGCATTGACCTGGATCAAGACGACGATGGTTCCGCTGGTGCCTCATGCATTTTTTGCGGAGACGACTGCCATGAACGATACGAGGGGATTGCCATACCGGCTTCGGCTGCCCGGCCCGACGACTGTCCCGGAGCGCGTCCGTCAAGCGATCGCCGGCCTCGTGATCGATCATCACGGTCCGGAGAGTTCCATGCCTTGGTTGGCGAGATCCAGCGCCGGATCCGTCCGATTTTCGGTACCCGCGGCAAGGTGCTGGCGTTTGCCGGCTCCGGCACAGCCGCCATGGAAGCCGCACTCGCCAACGTCGCACCGCCGGGGGCGCCCGTGCTGGTGGCGGCGAGCGGCCAGTTCGGCGTGCGCTTCGGCCAGATCGCCCAAGCGCTCGGCTGTGCAGTCGATATGCTCGAGGTCGAATGGGGCACGGCGCCCGATCCGGCGGTCATCCGGCGACGGCTCGACCGCCGCGACTACACCGCCTTGTGCGTCACCCACAACGAGACCTCGACCGGCGTGATGGCCGATCTGCCGGCGATCGGCCAACTGACGAAGGATCGTCCGACCTTGTTGCTCGTCGATTCGGTGAGCGGCCTCGCCGGCTTGCCGGTCGAGCAGGATCGCTGGCATCTGGATCTCGTGATCGGCGCGTCGCAGAAGGCGTTCATGTGCCCGCCCGGCCTCGGCCTGGTCGGCGTCAGCGCCAAGGCCTGGGCGGTCATCGAGCGTGGCCATGGCGGGCGCTTCTTCTGGGATTTCCGCAAGGCAGGCGCCGCGCTCGACAAGATGGAGAGCGCGTTCAC is a genomic window containing:
- a CDS encoding aminotransferase class V-fold PLP-dependent enzyme; protein product: MPASAARPDDCPGARPSSDRRPRDRSSRSGEFHALVGEIQRRIRPIFGTRGKVLAFAGSGTAAMEAALANVAPPGAPVLVAASGQFGVRFGQIAQALGCAVDMLEVEWGTAPDPAVIRRRLDRRDYTALCVTHNETSTGVMADLPAIGQLTKDRPTLLLVDSVSGLAGLPVEQDRWHLDLVIGASQKAFMCPPGLGLVGVSAKAWAVIERGHGGRFFWDFRKAGAALDKMESAFTPPVSLLAGLAEACA